The Glycine soja cultivar W05 chromosome 3, ASM419377v2, whole genome shotgun sequence genome window below encodes:
- the LOC114407807 gene encoding UV-stimulated scaffold protein A homolog isoform X1: MGTEEGAHGKVTKVVSLIEKATNSTAPEVDPRLLKAIKTVVRYSDSELRLATQTLMDLMKRDHSQVRYLALLIIDELFMRSKLFRTLVVENLDQLLSLSVGFRRNLPLPAPPAVASVLRSKAIEFLEKWNVTFGVHYRQLRLGYDYLKNTLRLQFPNIQANVERVQQERRERERRSKEILLNKYESLKENSSSIKGGILSTMDEIDECLEILHAKQESVSDDILDDEELGDFRSLELQQLRLEALKEGEKVYEDNDNKVVFETLRELYKLLVTKHLVSIQEWISVLVRVEVADNRFRDSFLKEFIDIRNRLKSVKNTCEKAGCSLLNSSKHDEEDFWEEGNVVSMEISSSASNNKKKHLGVASTSHKMNNDSLGLHNKESDDSGTDSLLHRGREVESNTPRSKLKAEAPVVRWSSYLDNWGSNTVFMANQRGLELESHWGRVDNDAVIPADKIAELNVHAMPYEEKEIEIQPCLAPLRKGGLCQRRDLKVCPFHGSIIPRDDEGRPLNENSSDGMNIDLRTDLVEQLAKQAVKNVRERDQEVARKREIDEQSLKRAKLAKVREHNEAVLRDAALASTSRSAMLGEDGEATNEDKLSARDKKQSLASMLRKKVTSKDRIAQKLLSSRARVTADRQHVSCEDAKYREAFPNQW; the protein is encoded by the exons ATGGGTACGGAAGAAGGAGCGCATGGAAAGGTAACAAAGGTGGTATCTTTGATCGAGAAGGCCACCAACTCCACCGCGCCGGAGGTCGATCCCCGCCTCCTCAAGGCTATCAAGACGGTGGTTCGCTATTCCGATTCGGAGCTCCGCCTCGCCACCCAAACCCTTATGGATCTCATGAAGCGTGACCACTCTCAG GTTAGGTACCTTGCGCTTCTAATAATTGACGAGCTCTTCATGCGTTCAAAGCTTTTTAGGACCCTTGTTGTTGAGAACTTGGATCAGTTACTGAGTTTGAGTGTTGGGTTCAGGCGAAATTTGCCGCTTCCTGCTCCACCAGCTGTTGCTTCTGTTTTGCGATCGAAGGCCATTGAATTTTTGGAGAAGTGGAATGTGACGTTTGGGGTACATTATAGACAGCTCAGATTGGGTTATGATTACCTGAAGAATACTCTCAGGCTCCAATTTCCTAACATACAAGCTAATGTGGAGAGGGTTCAGCAAGAGAGAAGGGAAAGGGAGAGGAGGTCAAAAGAGATTTTATTGAACAAGTATGAATCTTTGAAGGAGAATTCATCTTCAATAAAGGGAGGGATTCTTTCTACGATGGACGAGATTGATGAGTGTTTGGAGATTTTGCATGCAAAACAGGAGTCTGTGTCGGATGATATCTTAGATGATGAAGAACTTGGTGACTTCCGTTCTTTGGAACTGCAGCAACTTCGTCTTGAAGCATTGAAAGAAGGGGAGAAAGTTTATGAGGACAATGATAACAAGGTAGTTTTTGAAACATTGAGGGAGCTGTACAAACTTCTGGTCACAAAGCATTTGGTTTCCATCCAAGAGTGGATTTCTGTTCTTGTAAGAGTTGAAGTAGCCGACAATAGATTCAGAGATTCCTTTTTGAAAGAGTTCATTGATATCCGAAATCGTCTGAAATCAGTTAAAAATACATGTGAAAAGGCTGGTTGTTCTCTTTTAAACTCATCAAAACATGACGAGGAAGATTTTTGGGAGGAGGGTAATGTTGTATCTATGGAAATCTCATCTAGTGCatccaacaataaaaaaaaacatcttggCGTGGCATCAACTTCCCATAAAATGAATAATGATAGTCTTGGTTTGCACAATAAAGAGTCTGATGACTCTGGTACAGACAGCCTGCTTCATCGAGGACGTGAAGTTGAGTCAAACACTCCAAGGAGTAAACTTAAAGCCGAAGCTCCTGTGGTACGATGGAGTTCTTACTTGGATAACTGGGGTTCAAACACGGTTTTTATGGCTAATCAGCGGGGTTTGGAGCTTGAAAGTCACTGGGGTAGGGTGGACAACGATGCAGTTATTCCAGCAGATAAAATTGCCGAATTGAATGTTCATGCAATGCCTTATGAAGAAAAGGAAATTGAGATCCAACCATGCTTGGCTCCTTTGAGGAAAGGAGGATTATGTCAGAGAAGAGATCTGAAAGTTTGTCCATTTCATGGATCTATCATTCCTCGAGATGATGAAGGGAGGCCACTCAATGAGAATTCTTCAGATGGCATGAATATTGATTTAAGGACTGATTTAGTAGAGCAGTTAGCAAAACAAGCGGTGAAAAATGTTCGTGAAAGAGATCAAGAGGTGGCAAGGAAGAGGGAAATTGATGAACAGTCACTGAAACGTGCAAAACTAGCTAAAGTTCGGGAACACAATGAAGCTGTTTTACGGGATGCTGCTTTGGCTTCTACATCAAGATCAGCCATGCTTGGAGAAGATGGGGAGGCAACTAATGAAGATAAACTGTCTGCCAGAGACAAGAAGCAAAGTCTCGCTTCCATGCTGCGAAAGAAAGTAACATCAAAAGATAGAATAGCTCAGAAACTTTTAAGTTCACGGGCAAGGGTTACTGCAGATAGGCAGCATGTGTCATGTGAAGATGCCAAATATAGAGAAGCCTTCCCAAATCAATGGTGA
- the LOC114407807 gene encoding UV-stimulated scaffold protein A homolog isoform X2 — protein sequence MRSKLFRTLVVENLDQLLSLSVGFRRNLPLPAPPAVASVLRSKAIEFLEKWNVTFGVHYRQLRLGYDYLKNTLRLQFPNIQANVERVQQERRERERRSKEILLNKYESLKENSSSIKGGILSTMDEIDECLEILHAKQESVSDDILDDEELGDFRSLELQQLRLEALKEGEKVYEDNDNKVVFETLRELYKLLVTKHLVSIQEWISVLVRVEVADNRFRDSFLKEFIDIRNRLKSVKNTCEKAGCSLLNSSKHDEEDFWEEGNVVSMEISSSASNNKKKHLGVASTSHKMNNDSLGLHNKESDDSGTDSLLHRGREVESNTPRSKLKAEAPVVRWSSYLDNWGSNTVFMANQRGLELESHWGRVDNDAVIPADKIAELNVHAMPYEEKEIEIQPCLAPLRKGGLCQRRDLKVCPFHGSIIPRDDEGRPLNENSSDGMNIDLRTDLVEQLAKQAVKNVRERDQEVARKREIDEQSLKRAKLAKVREHNEAVLRDAALASTSRSAMLGEDGEATNEDKLSARDKKQSLASMLRKKVTSKDRIAQKLLSSRARVTADRQHVSCEDAKYREAFPNQW from the coding sequence ATGCGTTCAAAGCTTTTTAGGACCCTTGTTGTTGAGAACTTGGATCAGTTACTGAGTTTGAGTGTTGGGTTCAGGCGAAATTTGCCGCTTCCTGCTCCACCAGCTGTTGCTTCTGTTTTGCGATCGAAGGCCATTGAATTTTTGGAGAAGTGGAATGTGACGTTTGGGGTACATTATAGACAGCTCAGATTGGGTTATGATTACCTGAAGAATACTCTCAGGCTCCAATTTCCTAACATACAAGCTAATGTGGAGAGGGTTCAGCAAGAGAGAAGGGAAAGGGAGAGGAGGTCAAAAGAGATTTTATTGAACAAGTATGAATCTTTGAAGGAGAATTCATCTTCAATAAAGGGAGGGATTCTTTCTACGATGGACGAGATTGATGAGTGTTTGGAGATTTTGCATGCAAAACAGGAGTCTGTGTCGGATGATATCTTAGATGATGAAGAACTTGGTGACTTCCGTTCTTTGGAACTGCAGCAACTTCGTCTTGAAGCATTGAAAGAAGGGGAGAAAGTTTATGAGGACAATGATAACAAGGTAGTTTTTGAAACATTGAGGGAGCTGTACAAACTTCTGGTCACAAAGCATTTGGTTTCCATCCAAGAGTGGATTTCTGTTCTTGTAAGAGTTGAAGTAGCCGACAATAGATTCAGAGATTCCTTTTTGAAAGAGTTCATTGATATCCGAAATCGTCTGAAATCAGTTAAAAATACATGTGAAAAGGCTGGTTGTTCTCTTTTAAACTCATCAAAACATGACGAGGAAGATTTTTGGGAGGAGGGTAATGTTGTATCTATGGAAATCTCATCTAGTGCatccaacaataaaaaaaaacatcttggCGTGGCATCAACTTCCCATAAAATGAATAATGATAGTCTTGGTTTGCACAATAAAGAGTCTGATGACTCTGGTACAGACAGCCTGCTTCATCGAGGACGTGAAGTTGAGTCAAACACTCCAAGGAGTAAACTTAAAGCCGAAGCTCCTGTGGTACGATGGAGTTCTTACTTGGATAACTGGGGTTCAAACACGGTTTTTATGGCTAATCAGCGGGGTTTGGAGCTTGAAAGTCACTGGGGTAGGGTGGACAACGATGCAGTTATTCCAGCAGATAAAATTGCCGAATTGAATGTTCATGCAATGCCTTATGAAGAAAAGGAAATTGAGATCCAACCATGCTTGGCTCCTTTGAGGAAAGGAGGATTATGTCAGAGAAGAGATCTGAAAGTTTGTCCATTTCATGGATCTATCATTCCTCGAGATGATGAAGGGAGGCCACTCAATGAGAATTCTTCAGATGGCATGAATATTGATTTAAGGACTGATTTAGTAGAGCAGTTAGCAAAACAAGCGGTGAAAAATGTTCGTGAAAGAGATCAAGAGGTGGCAAGGAAGAGGGAAATTGATGAACAGTCACTGAAACGTGCAAAACTAGCTAAAGTTCGGGAACACAATGAAGCTGTTTTACGGGATGCTGCTTTGGCTTCTACATCAAGATCAGCCATGCTTGGAGAAGATGGGGAGGCAACTAATGAAGATAAACTGTCTGCCAGAGACAAGAAGCAAAGTCTCGCTTCCATGCTGCGAAAGAAAGTAACATCAAAAGATAGAATAGCTCAGAAACTTTTAAGTTCACGGGCAAGGGTTACTGCAGATAGGCAGCATGTGTCATGTGAAGATGCCAAATATAGAGAAGCCTTCCCAAATCAATGGTGA